The Aedes aegypti strain LVP_AGWG chromosome 3, AaegL5.0 Primary Assembly, whole genome shotgun sequence genome contains a region encoding:
- the LOC5569540 gene encoding cAMP-regulated phosphoprotein 19 isoform X1 translates to MSSEESTEPTTTEQTTVDQSEEQEQQQSVSELEKQEEAKMKAKYGPNAGLGARGLGGHSAFLQKRLQKGQKYFDSGDYQMAKQKGGGVKQVFANKVPTGEAIPTPETVPVRKTSIIQTCNKFQS, encoded by the exons ATGAGTTCCGAAGAAAGCACAGAACCAACCACCACTGAGCAAACTACCGTCGATCAATCGGAAGAA CAGGAGCAACAACAGTCGGTTAGTGAATTGGAGAAGCAAGAGGAAGCTAAAATGAAGGCCAAGTATGGCCCAAATGCAGGCCTGGGTGCTCGTGGCCTTGGCGGCCATTCAGCGTTCTTACAGAAGCGTCTCCAGAAGGGGCAAAAGTACTTCGATTCAGGCGATTACCAAATGGCCAAACAGAAAGGTGGTGGTGTGAAACAGGTGTTTGCCAATAAGGTTCCCACCGGCGAGGCCATTCCGACTCCAGAAACGGTCCCAGTGAGAAAAACCTCGATCATCCAAACCTGCAACAAGTTTCAAAGTTAA
- the LOC5569540 gene encoding cAMP-regulated phosphoprotein 19 isoform X2 yields the protein MSSEESTEPTTTEQTTVDQSEEEQQQSVSELEKQEEAKMKAKYGPNAGLGARGLGGHSAFLQKRLQKGQKYFDSGDYQMAKQKGGGVKQVFANKVPTGEAIPTPETVPVRKTSIIQTCNKFQS from the exons ATGAGTTCCGAAGAAAGCACAGAACCAACCACCACTGAGCAAACTACCGTCGATCAATCGGAAGAA GAGCAACAACAGTCGGTTAGTGAATTGGAGAAGCAAGAGGAAGCTAAAATGAAGGCCAAGTATGGCCCAAATGCAGGCCTGGGTGCTCGTGGCCTTGGCGGCCATTCAGCGTTCTTACAGAAGCGTCTCCAGAAGGGGCAAAAGTACTTCGATTCAGGCGATTACCAAATGGCCAAACAGAAAGGTGGTGGTGTGAAACAGGTGTTTGCCAATAAGGTTCCCACCGGCGAGGCCATTCCGACTCCAGAAACGGTCCCAGTGAGAAAAACCTCGATCATCCAAACCTGCAACAAGTTTCAAAGTTAA